From Suncus etruscus isolate mSunEtr1 chromosome 6, mSunEtr1.pri.cur, whole genome shotgun sequence, one genomic window encodes:
- the THEMIS2 gene encoding protein THEMIS2 isoform X1, producing the protein MEPVSLQDFVRALDPASLPRVLRVCSGVYFQSSIYEICGNECCLSTGDLIKVTQVHLQKVICKNPGTGQTLELALNFQGSFIPLTGSQSYGSLEELVSAATLNSKKLPLYFMLNCNITVKNKMVPAGQMLTLEAVNESSEVRSARCVQYSGQQRMELHLPLSQKGLFWEWESGPPCTLLQALKVAVPKECLFTCPSLLWNSLLLLPQFELEAIMQMRRTMVKIPSTLEIDVEDVTDSSQHIYFIKPLMLSEILDRGGPFPLSTEILERLSDQVGEEEEEEVEEPERILLPLYFPGPFVEEMSDGRRYSLAELTTLFPLPSEVKVVAKDAGYPDDPLPSFLGLRLEEKITEPFLVVSLDSEPSMCFEIPPRWLDLTVVVAERQPDQLAVSMPLVSMEELTEPFYYHLRKLPTQESQAPPPRPPKRGISQKSQSCKEREGKPSQVIQPQSVLPESKVKTLPGVNQDISNLYNQITNSKKNLKCSKPKIQDPDDDEHDYEEITDQFQKTL; encoded by the exons ATGGAGCCCGTGTCGCTGCAGGACTTCGTGCGCGCCCTGGACCCCGCTTCCCTCCCGCGAGTGCTGCGGGTCTGCTCCGGGGTTTATTTCCAGA GCTCCATCTACGAGATCTGTGGGAATGAGTGCTGCCTGTCCACAGGGGACCTGATCAAAGTCACCCAGGTTCACTTGCAGAAAGTCATCTGTAAGAATCCAGGAACTGGACAGACTTTGGAGCTCGCTCTCAACTTCCAGG GCTCCTTCATCCCTCTCACTGGCTCCCAGAGCTATGGAAGCCTGGAAGAGCTGGTCTCAGCTGCCACTTTGAACTCCAAGAAGCTGCCTCTCTACTTCATGTTAAACTGCAACATCACGGTGAAGAATAAAATGGTGCCTGCAGGCCAGATGCTCACGCTGGAGGCAGTGAACGAGAGCTCTGAAGTCCGCTCTGCACGCTGTGTGCAATACTCGGGGCAGCAGAGGATGGAGCTGCATCTCCCCCTGTCCCAAAAGGGGCTTTTCTGGGAGTGGGAGTCAGGACCCCCGTGTACCTTGCTCCAAGCCCTGAAGGTTGCAGTGCCTAAAGAATGTCTCTTCACCTGCCCCAGTCTCCTCTGGAATTCACTGCTCCTGCTGCCCCAGTTCGAACTGGAGGCCATCATGCAGA TGCGCAGGACCATGGTGAAGATCCCTTCCACCCTGGAGATCGACGTAGAGGATGTCACGGACTCCTCTCAGCACATCTACTTCATCAAACCTCTGATGCTGAGTGAGATCCTGGACCGCGGGGGCCCCTTCCCCCTGTCCACGGAGATTCTGGAG CGACTGAGTGACCaggttggggaggaggaagaagaagaggtggAGGAACCAGAGCGGATCTTGCTGCCTCTCTACTTCCCGGGGCCCTTCGTGGAGGAGATGAGTGATGGTCGACGCTACAGCCTGGCTGAGCTCACCACCCTGTTCCCACTGCCCAGTGAGGTCAAGGTGGTGGCAAAGGATGCTGGCTACCCTGATGACCCTCTGCCCTCCTTCCTGGGCCTGCGGCTGGAGGAGAAGATCACAGAACCCTTCCTGGTGGTCAGCCTGGACTCTGAGCCCAGCATGTGTTTCGAGATCCCTCCCCGGTGGCTGGACTTGACCGTAGTGGTGGCCGAGCGGCAGCCCGACCAGCTGGCAGTGTCTATGCCATTGGTCTCTATGGAGGAACTGACCGAGCCCTTCTATTATCACCTGCGCAAGCTGCCCACCCAGGAGAGTCAAGCCCCACCTCCCAGGCCGCCCAAGCGGGGCATTAGCCAGAAGAGCCAGAGCtgcaaggagagagaagggaag CCCTCTCAGG TTATCCAGCCACAGTCAGTGCTGCCCGAATCCAAGGTGAAGACCTTGCCTGGGGTTAACCAGGATATCTCCAACCTGTACAATCAGATTACTAACTCCAAAAAGAACCTCAAGTGTTCTAAGCCTAAGATCCAAGATCCAG ACGATGATGAACACGATTATGAAGAGATCACGGACCAATTTCAGAAAACCCTCTAG
- the THEMIS2 gene encoding protein THEMIS2 isoform X2 — MEPVSLQDFVRALDPASLPRVLRVCSGVYFQSSIYEICGNECCLSTGDLIKVTQVHLQKVICKNPGTGQTLELALNFQGSFIPLTGSQSYGSLEELVSAATLNSKKLPLYFMLNCNITVKNKMVPAGQMLTLEAVNESSEVRSARCVQYSGQQRMELHLPLSQKGLFWEWESGPPCTLLQALKVAAYETQDKIMDVLVCQRLSDQVGEEEEEEVEEPERILLPLYFPGPFVEEMSDGRRYSLAELTTLFPLPSEVKVVAKDAGYPDDPLPSFLGLRLEEKITEPFLVVSLDSEPSMCFEIPPRWLDLTVVVAERQPDQLAVSMPLVSMEELTEPFYYHLRKLPTQESQAPPPRPPKRGISQKSQSCKEREGKPSQVIQPQSVLPESKVKTLPGVNQDISNLYNQITNSKKNLKCSKPKIQDPDDDEHDYEEITDQFQKTL, encoded by the exons ATGGAGCCCGTGTCGCTGCAGGACTTCGTGCGCGCCCTGGACCCCGCTTCCCTCCCGCGAGTGCTGCGGGTCTGCTCCGGGGTTTATTTCCAGA GCTCCATCTACGAGATCTGTGGGAATGAGTGCTGCCTGTCCACAGGGGACCTGATCAAAGTCACCCAGGTTCACTTGCAGAAAGTCATCTGTAAGAATCCAGGAACTGGACAGACTTTGGAGCTCGCTCTCAACTTCCAGG GCTCCTTCATCCCTCTCACTGGCTCCCAGAGCTATGGAAGCCTGGAAGAGCTGGTCTCAGCTGCCACTTTGAACTCCAAGAAGCTGCCTCTCTACTTCATGTTAAACTGCAACATCACGGTGAAGAATAAAATGGTGCCTGCAGGCCAGATGCTCACGCTGGAGGCAGTGAACGAGAGCTCTGAAGTCCGCTCTGCACGCTGTGTGCAATACTCGGGGCAGCAGAGGATGGAGCTGCATCTCCCCCTGTCCCAAAAGGGGCTTTTCTGGGAGTGGGAGTCAGGACCCCCGTGTACCTTGCTCCAAGCCCTGAAGGTTGCA GCCTATGAGACTCAAGACAAGATCATGGATGTTTTGGTCTGTCAGCGACTGAGTGACCaggttggggaggaggaagaagaagaggtggAGGAACCAGAGCGGATCTTGCTGCCTCTCTACTTCCCGGGGCCCTTCGTGGAGGAGATGAGTGATGGTCGACGCTACAGCCTGGCTGAGCTCACCACCCTGTTCCCACTGCCCAGTGAGGTCAAGGTGGTGGCAAAGGATGCTGGCTACCCTGATGACCCTCTGCCCTCCTTCCTGGGCCTGCGGCTGGAGGAGAAGATCACAGAACCCTTCCTGGTGGTCAGCCTGGACTCTGAGCCCAGCATGTGTTTCGAGATCCCTCCCCGGTGGCTGGACTTGACCGTAGTGGTGGCCGAGCGGCAGCCCGACCAGCTGGCAGTGTCTATGCCATTGGTCTCTATGGAGGAACTGACCGAGCCCTTCTATTATCACCTGCGCAAGCTGCCCACCCAGGAGAGTCAAGCCCCACCTCCCAGGCCGCCCAAGCGGGGCATTAGCCAGAAGAGCCAGAGCtgcaaggagagagaagggaag CCCTCTCAGG TTATCCAGCCACAGTCAGTGCTGCCCGAATCCAAGGTGAAGACCTTGCCTGGGGTTAACCAGGATATCTCCAACCTGTACAATCAGATTACTAACTCCAAAAAGAACCTCAAGTGTTCTAAGCCTAAGATCCAAGATCCAG ACGATGATGAACACGATTATGAAGAGATCACGGACCAATTTCAGAAAACCCTCTAG